Proteins from one Mycobacterium adipatum genomic window:
- the cobN gene encoding cobaltochelatase subunit CobN produces the protein MPTVLLLSTSDTDLITARASGADYRWANPARLLQDELDRELAELLDGVDLVVVRILGGYRAWQHGIDALVAGPVPTVVLSGEQAPDAELMRYSTAPAGVALQAHIYLAQGGVTNVANLHRFLCDTLLMTGEAFDPPVSVPGWGVLPHPQTDGDGPTVAVLYYRAQHLAGNTGYITALCDAIVAAGGRPLPVYCASLRTPEPELLELLGTADALVTTVLAAGGATPAAVGAGGTDDNWNVAHLAALDVPILQGLCLTSSRATWSDNDDGLSPLDVATQVAVPEFDGRIITVPFSFKEIDDEGLITYSADPERCARVAGLAVRHARLRHVAAADKQIALVFSAYPTKHARIGNAVGLDTPASAVALLRAMRERGIDIGEVPGVDAGDGDALIHALIERGGQDPDWLTEETLARNPIRVSAADYRRWFATLPADLADAVVRHWGPPPGELFVDRTHDPDGEIVIAGMTSGNVVILVQPPRGFGENPVAIYHDPDLPPSHHYLAAYRWLDGEFGGAAAFKADAVIHLGKHGNLEWLPGKTLGMSSDCGTDAALGDLPLIYPFLVNDPGEGTQAKRRAHATLVDHLIPPMARAETYGDIARLEQLLDEHSNLSALDPAKLPAIRQQIWTLMRAAKMDHDLGLEDRPDEDSFDDMLLHVDGWLCEIKDVQIRDGLHILGQPPVGESELDLVLAILRARQLFGGEHTVPGLRQALGLAEDGADERTAVDAAEAQARELVAALQASGWDSGAVGGITDDPAVAAILRFAADEVVPRLRGTAGEIEAVLRAVDGHYIPAGPSGSPLRGLVNVLPTGRNFYSVDPKAVPSRLAWETGVAMADSLLTRYREDHGTWPPSVGLSVWGTSAMRTSGDDIAEVLALLGVRPIWDDASRRVVDLEPMSLQELGRPRIDVTVRISGFFRDAFPHVVAMLDDAVALVAGLDESPQDNFVRAHAAADLAEHGDQRRATTRIFGSKPGTYGAGLLQLIDSRNWRDDQDLAEVYTAWGGFAYGRGLDGAPATDEMNRAYRRIAVAAKNTDTREHDIADSDDYFQYHGGMIATVRALTGKDPAAYIGDNTRPDAVRTRTLNEETTRVFRARVVNPRWINAMRRHGYKGAFEMAATVDYLFGYDATAHVMADWMYEQLSQSYVLDDENRKFMNESNPWALHGMAERLLEAAGRGMWAAPDPATLDGLKQVLLETEGELEG, from the coding sequence GTGCCGACCGTGCTGCTGCTGTCTACGTCCGATACCGACCTGATCACCGCCCGCGCCAGCGGCGCCGACTATCGGTGGGCGAATCCAGCCCGGCTGCTGCAGGACGAACTCGACCGTGAGCTCGCCGAACTGCTCGACGGCGTCGATCTGGTGGTGGTGCGCATCCTGGGTGGCTACCGCGCCTGGCAGCACGGTATCGACGCACTGGTGGCCGGTCCGGTGCCCACGGTGGTGCTCTCCGGCGAACAGGCCCCCGACGCCGAATTGATGCGGTATTCGACCGCCCCGGCCGGCGTGGCATTGCAGGCCCACATCTATCTCGCCCAGGGCGGCGTGACCAACGTGGCCAATCTTCATCGGTTCCTGTGCGACACCCTGCTCATGACCGGCGAGGCATTCGACCCGCCGGTGTCCGTACCCGGTTGGGGCGTGCTGCCGCATCCGCAGACCGACGGCGACGGGCCGACGGTTGCGGTGCTGTACTACCGCGCGCAGCACCTGGCCGGTAACACCGGATACATCACTGCACTGTGCGACGCGATCGTCGCCGCCGGCGGCCGCCCGCTGCCGGTCTACTGCGCCTCGCTGCGCACACCGGAACCCGAACTGCTCGAACTGCTGGGCACCGCCGATGCGCTCGTCACCACGGTGCTCGCCGCCGGCGGCGCCACCCCGGCCGCCGTCGGTGCCGGCGGGACCGACGACAACTGGAACGTCGCCCACCTGGCCGCCCTGGACGTGCCGATCCTGCAGGGGTTGTGCCTGACCAGTTCGCGGGCCACCTGGTCGGACAACGATGACGGGCTGTCCCCTCTGGATGTGGCCACCCAGGTCGCGGTGCCCGAGTTCGACGGGCGCATCATCACCGTGCCGTTCTCGTTCAAGGAGATCGACGACGAGGGACTGATCACCTACAGCGCCGACCCGGAACGCTGCGCGCGGGTGGCCGGTCTGGCCGTGCGGCACGCCCGGTTGCGCCACGTCGCGGCCGCGGACAAACAGATCGCGCTGGTGTTCTCGGCGTATCCGACCAAACACGCTCGGATCGGCAACGCCGTCGGTCTGGACACCCCGGCGTCGGCGGTGGCACTGCTGCGCGCCATGCGCGAGCGCGGTATCGACATCGGCGAGGTTCCCGGTGTGGACGCCGGCGACGGCGACGCGCTCATCCACGCCCTCATCGAACGGGGCGGTCAAGACCCCGACTGGCTCACCGAGGAAACGCTGGCGCGCAACCCGATTCGGGTTTCGGCCGCCGATTACCGGCGCTGGTTCGCCACGCTGCCCGCCGATCTCGCCGACGCGGTGGTGCGGCACTGGGGGCCCCCGCCCGGGGAGCTGTTCGTCGACCGCACCCACGATCCGGACGGCGAAATCGTGATTGCCGGAATGACATCCGGCAACGTGGTGATCCTGGTGCAGCCGCCGCGCGGGTTCGGTGAGAACCCGGTGGCCATCTATCACGACCCCGATCTGCCGCCGAGTCATCACTACCTGGCCGCCTACCGGTGGCTGGACGGCGAATTCGGCGGCGCGGCCGCGTTCAAGGCCGACGCCGTCATCCACCTGGGCAAGCACGGGAACCTCGAGTGGCTGCCGGGCAAGACGCTGGGCATGAGCTCGGACTGCGGCACCGATGCGGCGTTGGGTGACCTCCCGCTGATCTACCCGTTCCTGGTGAACGACCCCGGTGAGGGCACCCAGGCCAAACGCCGGGCGCACGCGACGCTGGTCGACCACCTGATCCCACCGATGGCGCGCGCCGAAACCTACGGCGATATCGCCCGTCTGGAACAGTTGCTCGACGAGCACTCGAATCTCTCGGCGCTGGATCCGGCGAAACTCCCCGCGATCCGCCAGCAGATCTGGACGCTGATGCGCGCGGCGAAAATGGATCACGATCTGGGCCTTGAGGACCGGCCCGACGAGGACTCGTTCGACGACATGCTGCTGCACGTCGACGGCTGGCTCTGCGAGATCAAGGACGTCCAGATCCGCGACGGATTGCACATTCTCGGTCAGCCGCCGGTGGGGGAGTCCGAGCTGGATCTGGTGCTGGCCATCCTGCGTGCCCGCCAGTTGTTCGGCGGCGAGCACACCGTGCCCGGGCTGCGCCAGGCGCTCGGCCTCGCCGAGGACGGCGCCGACGAACGCACGGCCGTGGACGCCGCCGAAGCGCAGGCGCGGGAACTCGTCGCCGCGCTGCAGGCCTCCGGCTGGGACAGTGGCGCGGTCGGCGGGATCACCGACGACCCGGCGGTGGCCGCGATTCTGCGGTTCGCCGCCGACGAGGTGGTGCCGCGGCTGCGGGGCACCGCCGGGGAGATCGAGGCGGTGCTGCGGGCGGTCGACGGTCACTACATCCCGGCGGGCCCGTCGGGTTCGCCGTTGCGCGGACTGGTCAATGTGCTGCCCACCGGGCGCAATTTCTACTCGGTGGACCCCAAGGCGGTGCCGTCCCGGCTGGCCTGGGAAACCGGTGTGGCCATGGCGGATTCGCTGCTCACGCGGTACCGCGAGGACCACGGGACCTGGCCGCCGTCGGTCGGACTGTCGGTGTGGGGCACCTCGGCGATGCGCACCTCCGGCGATGACATCGCCGAGGTGCTGGCGCTGCTCGGGGTCCGGCCGATCTGGGATGACGCGTCACGGCGGGTGGTGGATCTGGAACCGATGTCGTTGCAGGAGTTGGGCCGGCCGCGCATCGATGTCACGGTGCGTATCTCGGGATTCTTCCGGGACGCCTTCCCGCACGTGGTGGCCATGCTCGACGATGCCGTGGCGCTGGTCGCCGGACTCGACGAGAGCCCGCAGGACAACTTCGTGCGGGCCCACGCCGCCGCGGACCTGGCCGAGCACGGTGACCAGCGACGGGCCACAACACGAATTTTCGGGTCCAAGCCGGGAACCTACGGAGCGGGTCTGCTGCAGCTCATCGACAGCCGGAACTGGCGCGACGATCAGGACCTGGCCGAGGTGTACACCGCGTGGGGCGGTTTCGCCTACGGACGGGGTCTGGACGGGGCGCCGGCCACCGACGAGATGAATCGGGCCTACCGGCGGATTGCGGTGGCGGCCAAGAACACCGACACCCGCGAGCACGATATTGCCGACTCCGACGACTATTTCCAGTACCACGGCGGCATGATCGCGACCGTGCGCGCGCTCACCGGTAAGGACCCCGCCGCCTATATCGGTGACAACACCCGTCCCGACGCCGTGCGCACCCGCACCCTCAACGAGGAGACCACCCGGGTCTTCCGGGCGCGGGTGGTCAACCCGCGCTGGATCAACGCGATGCGCCGGCACGGTTACAAGGGCGCCTTCGAGATGGCCGCCACCGTGGACTACCTGTTCGGCTACGACGCGACCGCGCACGTGATGGCGGACTGGATGTACGA